The genomic DNA ATATATTTATGGAGAAATTAAATGCATTCCCTTTGAGATTATGCAAAAGGTAGGATGTCCTTTATAATTACAAATGTTTAACACAGTATTGGAGGTTCGTAGACATCACTATgacaacagaagaaaatcaaggtTATGAAGattgtcagggagagagaaaatgagtgcagatgatatatataatgtacatagTGGGTAAGACTGAGCCTCTGGAGTCCCAAGGCCTGAATTCATATCCAAACTCTGTACCTTtcaagctgtgtgaccctggacaggcTCCTTCACCCCTCTTCgtgtctgcttccccctctgtaTGATGGGGAAATAATGGTACCAACTTCCAGACATAAGTAAGTGAATACATAAGAAGCATATAGAAGACCACCTGGTAAGTAGGAAGCAACTCAACCGATGTTCTTTATCAGTGTATTGTTTCCTCTAGTCAGTGATTCTGAAATACCATGTGCTTGAAGAGCCCCTGTTGAAGTGTTTCTCCTTCCCATTCACCACCCCTACCGGGCTGCCTCCTCTTTTGCACTGTGTCCCTGGTACCAGCACTGGGATGACTCACAGGAGCCCCTGCACCTGGGGATGCTGTCGGGTCGCCTGGTCTTCAGGACAACGATGCCAGTGAGGATGCCCGCCACACCTGCCACCAGGCCCAGGACACAGACCACAGTCTCTTTCGTCTCAGGCACTTGGATCAGCTCCTGAGCCCCTGAGGCACAAAGGAAAGACAGAGTTAAAAGGCACAGAGAGCAAGAGCTGGCCTCAGGTGTAGGAGTATGaagagttaggggcgcctgggtggcacagcggttgagcgtctgccttcggctcagggcgtgatcctggcgttatgggatcgagccccacatcaggctcctccgctatgagcctgcttcttcctctcccactccccctgcttgtgttccctctctcgctggctgtctgtcaaataaataaataaaatctaaaaaaaaaaaaaaaaggagtatgaAGAGTTAGAAACTGTGAGATCACCAGTGAAGTTTGGATAAAGTGACAATAAGACACATGAGATTAAGGAAAGCAGGTGCTGCTGAGAGATGGATCCTGGAAATAAAGATGGTGTCAGGACAGCGCTGGCAAAGGGACGGGGCTCCATACCCCAGTGCTGAAGGAGCAGCTGGTCCAGACCCCAGTGCTTCACCTTGCAGTCATAGACATCTTCAGCCGTGGGAAGGAAGGTTAGGTAGTGGAACTTGTGGAATCTGAATTCTGTGGTGGGCAGGAAAACAGTCTCAGTTATTCCTTTGGTGACAATTTGCCCATTGCACAGCCATGTGACATTGAGCACAGGTGGGAAAAACTTGTCCACATGTCAGATTAGGGTGTTGGGCTGTCCCAGCTCCACAGGCTCCTTTGGAAACACAGTCACCTCAGGTGGCTCTGAGAAGGGACAGGACCTGGTAAGTCTGCTGCCTTTGGCTGAATCTCAAAGGTCTCCACCACCCTAACCCCTATATTCTCCAGGTTAGGGGCCACCTCTCTCATGCCGAACCTTTGTATCCCCCTACTCCTGAACCATGGCTCCCAGATCAAAGTCATAGCTTCTCATGCTCCTGACTGGCCTCCCCCAGCCCAACCTCGTTCTTGAATAAGAACATGACTCCTTTGATGACCGAAGCACCCAGTTTTATGGACTGAATATTGTTCATTTATGAGGAGAGTTTCATTCATGAGTGGACATCTGAGTCTCCCATTCTCTATGCAGTAGAGGGAATCTCCTATCCCTGTAGTTGGGTGT from Ursus arctos isolate Adak ecotype North America unplaced genomic scaffold, UrsArc2.0 scaffold_31, whole genome shotgun sequence includes the following:
- the LOC113243684 gene encoding LOW QUALITY PROTEIN: HLA class II histocompatibility antigen, DP alpha 1 chain (The sequence of the model RefSeq protein was modified relative to this genomic sequence to represent the inferred CDS: inserted 2 bases in 1 codon; deleted 2 bases in 1 codon; substituted 1 base at 1 genomic stop codon), translating into MSRTQVVILGAITLAALLSPHGTEAIRGDHVSVYAEFVQTRRPSGEYMFEFDGDEQFYVDLDKKETVWQLPEFIHAFDFDAWRRVADIVTARKNLNILIQRSXHTRATNEPPEVTVFPKEPVELGQPNTLIXHVDKFFPPVLNVTWLCNGQIVTKGITETVFLPTTEFRFHKFHYLTFLPTAEDVYDCKVKHWGLDQLLLQHWGAQELIQVPETKETVVCVLGLVAGVAGILTGIVVLKTRRPDHPQVQGLL